TCGACGACCTCGCGAACGCGGGGGAGATCCCGCCCGACACCGTGCCGGGTCTCGTTGATGTGCCCGAAGAGGACTGGATGTCGGTGTTCAGGGCACAGCACAAAACGGTGCGCATATCTGACCGCCTGGTGGTGCGGCCCACGTGGTGTGAGCCGGTGGATGGAGCCCAGATCGTCCTGGATCCCGGCCTGGCTTTCGGCACAGGAAGCCACGGGACCACGAAAATGTGCCTGGTGCTGCTGGACGAGGCGACAGGAAGGAGATTGCCCCTTCGGATGTTCGACCTGGGAACCGGTTCCGGTGTCCTGGCTATCGCCGGCGCCTTCCTGGGGGTGGGGGAGGTCTGCGCCTCCGATATCGATCCGGTAGCCGTCGAGGTTGCCATCGCCAACGCCGAAGCCAACGGGGTCAGCGATCGGACGCGGGTCGTGGAGGGTGGCGTGGAAGCGGCCGAAGGCGTCTACGGGGTCGTCACCGCCAACCTCTCGGCTTCCCTGCTCAAAAGACTGAGCCCCGCGATCAGCCAGACACTGGAGCCGTCAGGAAAGCTGATCATATCGGGGTTCATGAAAAACGAGAAGGATCAGGTCCTCGAGGCTTTTTCACGGTGCGGTCTGGAGCCGATGAAAGTATTGGAGGAGGATGTGTGGTGTGCGGCGGCCCTGAGCAGCACGAATTGATTCAAAATTCGGATCTTCCGGGAAATGAGTACCTATCGTTCGAGGTAGAGTGCCAACAGGATATGACGAAGAATGGCCAAACTCAAGGTTACAGAGGGCAATTCCGGTAACTGCGACAAAGGCCAGCTAACCACAGCGCGGCCGGCTGAAGGCCGCTCAACCCTTCGACGCGCTTCGCCCTTCGACCAGGCTCAGGGCCTGCGGCTTGCTCAGGGCAGGCAGGGTTTCACAGGGTTGAGAAACGTCAAGAAAGGGTTTTAATATCCTTTCCCGGATTAAATGCCTTACCCCGTGTTACCCTGTGTACCCTGTGGTTAACAGCTTTTAAATGATCCGGCGTGATACCACCAAGGTACGCATTTTCCAGATGAACCATTTGAATTTCCCCCCGGAGGGAGTCCCCTTGCCTTACGTCAATATCAGGATCACCAGAGAAGGAGCCACTGTCCAACAGAAGGCCCAACTCATCGAGGGCGTCACCAGGCTGCTGGCGGATGTTCTCGGCAAGAACCCCGCCACGACCGTGGTCGTCATCGACGAGGTGGACACGGACAACTGGGGCATCGGCGGGGAGACCGTCACGGAAAGGAGGAAGACCGGTGAATAGTGAATAGTGAATGGTGAACAGTGTTTCGTTTCGCCGTTCACGGTCCACGTTTTACGGTTCACGT
The sequence above is a segment of the bacterium genome. Coding sequences within it:
- a CDS encoding 50S ribosomal protein L11 methyltransferase, encoding MRVPQDLVDPLADFLALLTGRGVCIREEGDAVAVDAYLDPENSEDHILRIHSWIDDLANAGEIPPDTVPGLVDVPEEDWMSVFRAQHKTVRISDRLVVRPTWCEPVDGAQIVLDPGLAFGTGSHGTTKMCLVLLDEATGRRLPLRMFDLGTGSGVLAIAGAFLGVGEVCASDIDPVAVEVAIANAEANGVSDRTRVVEGGVEAAEGVYGVVTANLSASLLKRLSPAISQTLEPSGKLIISGFMKNEKDQVLEAFSRCGLEPMKVLEEDVWCAAALSSTN
- a CDS encoding 4-oxalocrotonate tautomerase family protein, whose protein sequence is MPYVNIRITREGATVQQKAQLIEGVTRLLADVLGKNPATTVVVIDEVDTDNWGIGGETVTERRKTGE